Proteins from a single region of Lelliottia sp. JS-SCA-14:
- a CDS encoding GNAT family N-acetyltransferase, with translation MLIRVEIGIDAPGIDALLRRSFPEDGEARLVHDLREDGLVTLGLVATDDEGQVVGYVAFSPVAVQGEDLQWVGMAPLAVDENYRGQGLARQLVYEGLDSLNEFGYAAVVTLGDPAFYGRLGFEPAAPYDLHCRWPGTETAFQVHRLADDALNGVSGLVEYHDHFNRF, from the coding sequence ATGCTGATTCGAGTTGAAATTGGGATTGATGCCCCAGGTATTGATGCATTATTACGTCGGTCGTTCCCGGAAGACGGCGAGGCCCGACTGGTCCACGATCTGCGCGAAGACGGGCTGGTGACGCTCGGTCTGGTCGCGACAGACGACGAAGGACAGGTCGTGGGTTATGTGGCGTTCAGCCCGGTCGCCGTTCAGGGTGAAGATCTGCAGTGGGTCGGAATGGCCCCGCTGGCCGTGGATGAAAACTATCGCGGTCAGGGGCTGGCGCGCCAGCTGGTGTATGAAGGGCTCGATTCGCTGAATGAATTTGGCTACGCCGCGGTGGTGACGCTCGGCGATCCGGCGTTCTACGGTCGCTTAGGGTTTGAGCCTGCCGCGCCTTACGATCTGCACTGTCGCTGGCCGGGCACCGAAACCGCCTTCCAGGTGCATCGCCTGGCGGATGACGCCCTCAACGGCGTCAGCGGTCTGGTTGAGTATCACGATCACTTCAATCGCTTTTAA
- the ubiU gene encoding ubiquinone anaerobic biosynthesis protein UbiU — MELLCPAGNLPALKAAIENGADAVYIGLKDDTNARHFAGLNFTEKKLQEAVNFVHQHRRKLHIAINTFAHPDGYARWQRAVDMAAQLGADALILADLAMLEYAAERYPHIERHVSVQASATNEEAVRFYHRHFDVARVVLPRVLSIHQVKQLARVSPVPLEVFAFGSLCIMAEGRCYLSSYLTGESPNTVGACSPARFVRWQQTPQGLESRLNDVLIDRYQDGENAGYPTLCKGRYLVDGERYHALEEPTSLNTLELLPELLAANIASVKIEGRQRSPAYVSQVAKVWRQAIDRCMADPQNYAPQPAWMDTLGAMSEGTQTTLGAYHRKWQ, encoded by the coding sequence ATGGAGCTGCTCTGTCCAGCCGGAAACCTTCCGGCACTTAAGGCGGCCATCGAAAATGGCGCCGACGCGGTCTATATCGGTCTGAAAGATGACACCAACGCCCGCCATTTTGCTGGTCTGAACTTCACGGAGAAAAAGCTTCAGGAAGCGGTTAACTTCGTCCATCAGCACCGCCGCAAATTACATATCGCCATCAACACCTTCGCCCATCCCGATGGCTATGCGCGCTGGCAGCGCGCGGTGGATATGGCAGCCCAGCTTGGGGCAGACGCCTTGATTCTGGCCGACCTCGCTATGCTGGAGTATGCCGCAGAACGCTATCCGCATATTGAGCGCCATGTCTCTGTTCAGGCTTCGGCCACCAATGAAGAGGCCGTGCGTTTCTATCACCGCCACTTCGACGTCGCCCGCGTGGTGTTGCCGCGCGTGCTCTCTATTCATCAGGTTAAGCAACTGGCGCGGGTCTCGCCAGTTCCCCTGGAAGTTTTTGCGTTTGGCAGTCTATGCATCATGGCGGAAGGCCGCTGCTATCTGTCGTCCTATCTGACAGGCGAATCGCCGAATACCGTCGGGGCCTGCTCCCCTGCCCGCTTTGTGCGCTGGCAGCAGACGCCGCAAGGGCTGGAGTCGCGCCTGAACGACGTGCTGATCGATCGCTATCAGGACGGGGAAAATGCCGGTTATCCGACGCTGTGCAAAGGCCGCTATCTGGTCGACGGTGAGCGGTATCACGCTCTCGAAGAGCCGACCAGCCTGAACACCCTGGAGCTGCTGCCAGAACTGCTGGCGGCGAATATCGCCTCGGTGAAAATCGAAGGCCGCCAGCGCAGCCCGGCGTACGTCAGCCAGGTCGCCAAAGTGTGGCGTCAGGCGATTGACCGCTGCATGGCCGATCCGCAGAACTATGCGCCACAACCGGCCTGGATGGACACTCTGGGCGCAATGTCCGAAGGCACGCAAACCACGCTTGGCGCATATCACCGTAAATGGCAGTGA
- a CDS encoding YhbP family protein: protein METLAAISRWLAKQHVVTWCVHREGDLWCANAFYYYDPEHVAFYVLSEDKTRHAKMSGPIAPVAGTINGQPKNVALIRGVQFKGEIRRLEGEESDAMRKRYTRRFPMALAMSAPVWEIRLDELKFTDNTLGFGKKLHWLRSEQA from the coding sequence ATGGAAACTCTGGCCGCCATCAGCCGCTGGCTGGCAAAGCAGCACGTCGTCACCTGGTGTGTCCACCGTGAGGGCGACCTGTGGTGCGCGAATGCGTTTTATTATTACGATCCCGAGCACGTGGCGTTTTACGTCCTGAGCGAAGACAAAACCCGTCATGCGAAGATGTCCGGGCCCATCGCGCCGGTCGCAGGGACGATCAACGGTCAGCCGAAAAATGTCGCGCTGATCCGCGGCGTGCAGTTTAAAGGTGAGATTCGTCGTCTGGAAGGGGAGGAGAGCGACGCAATGCGCAAGCGCTACACGCGCCGCTTCCCGATGGCTCTTGCCATGTCAGCGCCGGTCTGGGAAATTCGCCTCGATGAGCTGAAATTTACCGACAACACGCTGGGCTTCGGTAAGAAGCTTCACTGGCTACGATCCGAGCAGGCGTAA
- a CDS encoding permease: protein MTGQSSSQAATPFQWWKPALFFLVVIIGLWYVKWQPYYGKAFTAAETHTIGKSILAQADASPLQAAWDYAMVYFLAVWKAAVLGVLLGSLIQVLIPRQWLLRTLGQPRFQGTLLGTIFSLPGMMCSCCAAPVTAGMRRQNVSMGGALAFWMGNPVLNPATLVFMGFVLGWHFALIRLVAGLIMVLVVASLVQRLVKDQNVQPASVEVDMSEPQGAFFSRWGKALWQLFWSTIPVYILAVLVLGAARVWLFPHADGAIDNSLLWVIAMAVAGCLFVIPTAAEIPIVQTMMLAGMGAAPALALLMTLPAVSLPSLIMLRKSFPAKALWLTGGLVALSGVITGSIALL from the coding sequence ATGACTGGTCAGTCTTCATCTCAGGCGGCAACGCCATTTCAGTGGTGGAAGCCCGCACTCTTTTTTCTCGTTGTTATTATCGGTCTCTGGTATGTGAAGTGGCAGCCCTATTACGGCAAAGCCTTCACCGCAGCTGAAACCCATACCATCGGCAAATCGATCCTCGCCCAGGCCGACGCCAGCCCGCTCCAGGCGGCGTGGGATTACGCCATGGTCTACTTCCTCGCCGTCTGGAAAGCCGCCGTGCTGGGCGTGCTGCTGGGGTCGCTGATTCAGGTTCTCATTCCGCGCCAGTGGTTACTGCGAACCCTCGGGCAACCGCGCTTTCAGGGAACGCTGCTCGGCACGATCTTCTCGCTGCCGGGGATGATGTGCTCCTGCTGCGCCGCGCCCGTCACGGCAGGCATGCGACGTCAGAATGTATCCATGGGCGGCGCGCTGGCATTCTGGATGGGCAATCCGGTCCTTAATCCGGCCACGCTGGTATTTATGGGCTTTGTGCTCGGCTGGCATTTTGCGCTGATCCGGCTGGTGGCGGGGCTAATCATGGTGCTGGTGGTGGCTTCGCTGGTGCAGCGTCTGGTGAAAGATCAGAACGTCCAGCCCGCGTCAGTTGAGGTTGATATGTCTGAACCCCAGGGCGCGTTTTTCTCCCGCTGGGGCAAAGCGCTATGGCAACTCTTCTGGAGCACCATCCCGGTCTATATTCTGGCGGTGCTGGTTCTGGGCGCGGCGCGGGTCTGGTTGTTCCCGCACGCGGACGGGGCAATCGATAATTCCCTGCTGTGGGTGATTGCGATGGCGGTCGCCGGGTGTCTGTTCGTCATTCCGACGGCGGCGGAGATCCCGATCGTGCAAACCATGATGCTCGCCGGAATGGGCGCGGCACCAGCGCTGGCGCTGCTGATGACGCTGCCTGCGGTCAGTTTGCCGTCGCTGATCATGCTGCGTAAGTCATTCCCGGCAAAAGCCCTGTGGCTGACGGGCGGGCTGGTGGCACTGAGTGGGGTGATAACCGGCAGTATTGCGCTACTGTAG
- the ubiT gene encoding ubiquinone anaerobic biosynthesis accessory factor UbiT — protein sequence MLEKLRSRLVQFGPSMLSVPVKLTPFALKRQVLQQVLSWQFRQALEEGELEFLEGRWLSIEVRDIGLRWFTSVENGKLLVSDSAPADVSFSANASDLLMIAARKQDPDTLFFQRRLVIEGDTELGLYVKNLMDAIELDQMPKALRTVLMQMADFVEAGLKNPPESKHTSVGEPC from the coding sequence GTGCTGGAAAAACTGCGTTCACGCCTCGTACAATTTGGTCCATCAATGCTGAGCGTGCCGGTCAAACTGACACCGTTCGCCCTTAAGCGTCAGGTGCTTCAACAGGTGCTAAGCTGGCAGTTCCGCCAGGCGCTGGAAGAGGGCGAGCTGGAGTTTCTGGAGGGCCGCTGGCTGAGTATCGAGGTGCGTGACATTGGACTGCGCTGGTTTACCTCCGTTGAGAACGGCAAGCTGCTGGTCAGTGATTCCGCCCCAGCGGATGTCAGTTTCAGTGCGAACGCCAGCGATCTGCTGATGATTGCCGCCCGTAAGCAGGACCCGGATACCCTCTTCTTCCAGCGTCGTCTGGTGATTGAAGGCGATACCGAGCTTGGCCTGTACGTCAAAAATTTAATGGATGCCATTGAACTGGATCAGATGCCGAAGGCGCTGCGCACGGTGCTGATGCAAATGGCCGATTTCGTTGAGGCTGGTCTGAAAAACCCGCCTGAAAGTAAACACACTTCAGTAGGTGAGCCATGCTGA
- a CDS encoding NAD(P)H-binding protein, which translates to MSQVLITGSTGLVGDHLLRMLIREPRINYIAAPTRRPLADISGVYNPHDPQLTDALAQVQDPIDIAFCCLGTTRREAGSKEAFIHADYTLVVDTALTAKRLGAKHFLVVSSMGANANSPFFYNKVKGKMEDALIAQNWERLTIVRPSMLLGDREKQRFNESIFAPLFQLFPGNWKSIQARDVASAMLHEARSPSKEGVNIIPSAKLREIAKGEA; encoded by the coding sequence ATGAGCCAGGTATTAATCACAGGATCCACCGGGCTGGTGGGCGATCACCTTCTGAGAATGCTGATCCGTGAGCCGAGGATCAATTACATCGCCGCGCCCACCCGACGCCCGTTAGCGGACATCTCGGGCGTATACAATCCTCACGATCCGCAGCTGACGGATGCCCTCGCCCAGGTGCAGGATCCAATTGATATCGCCTTTTGCTGTCTGGGGACTACCCGCCGTGAAGCCGGCAGCAAAGAGGCCTTTATCCACGCCGACTACACGCTGGTGGTGGACACGGCGCTCACTGCGAAGCGGCTGGGGGCGAAGCACTTCTTAGTGGTCAGCTCGATGGGCGCGAACGCGAATTCGCCGTTTTTCTACAACAAAGTGAAAGGCAAAATGGAAGACGCCCTGATCGCGCAGAACTGGGAGCGGCTCACGATTGTGCGCCCGTCGATGCTGCTGGGCGATCGTGAAAAGCAGCGTTTTAATGAGTCGATTTTTGCGCCGCTGTTCCAGCTTTTTCCCGGCAACTGGAAATCCATTCAGGCGCGTGATGTGGCCAGCGCCATGCTCCACGAAGCTCGCTCCCCCTCAAAGGAGGGCGTCAATATCATCCCGTCGGCTAAACTGCGTGAAATCGCAAAAGGCGAGGCGTAA
- a CDS encoding GIY-YIG nuclease family protein, with translation MCWFLYLVRTANNALYTGITTDVPRRFLEHQTGKGAKALRGKGELTLAFSAHVGERSLALKMEYRIKQLTKRQKERLVAGDGSFEALRESLQTAPVKSD, from the coding sequence GTGTGCTGGTTTCTTTATCTTGTCCGAACGGCCAACAATGCGCTCTACACCGGGATTACCACGGATGTGCCGCGGCGCTTCCTTGAACATCAAACGGGAAAAGGCGCCAAAGCGCTGCGGGGGAAAGGTGAGCTGACGCTGGCCTTTTCGGCGCACGTGGGTGAGCGCTCGCTGGCGCTGAAGATGGAGTACCGCATTAAACAGCTGACGAAGCGCCAGAAAGAGCGCCTCGTCGCCGGAGATGGGTCGTTTGAGGCCCTACGCGAGAGCCTGCAAACGGCGCCGGTTAAAAGCGATTGA
- a CDS encoding type 1 glutamine amidotransferase domain-containing protein translates to MGKKIAVLITDEFEDSEFTSPAEAFRKAGHEVVTIDKQAGKTVKGHKGEASATIDKAIDEVRPADFDALLLPGGHSPDTLRGDERFVTFTRDFVSSGKPVFAICHGPQLLISAEVVRGRKLTAVKPIVIDLKNAGADFYDQEVVVDNNQLVTSRTPDDLPAFNREALRLLGS, encoded by the coding sequence ATGGGCAAGAAAATAGCCGTCTTGATCACCGACGAGTTTGAAGATTCAGAGTTCACCTCACCCGCCGAGGCATTTCGCAAAGCCGGGCACGAGGTGGTAACGATCGATAAGCAGGCTGGAAAAACGGTAAAAGGCCATAAGGGCGAGGCCAGTGCGACCATCGACAAAGCCATTGATGAAGTGCGCCCGGCAGACTTTGACGCCCTGCTGTTACCTGGCGGCCACTCCCCGGATACGCTGCGCGGCGACGAGCGCTTTGTGACGTTCACACGTGATTTCGTCTCCAGCGGCAAACCTGTTTTCGCCATCTGCCACGGGCCGCAGCTGTTGATCAGCGCCGAGGTGGTGCGGGGGCGCAAACTGACCGCGGTTAAACCGATCGTTATCGATCTGAAAAATGCGGGAGCGGATTTCTACGATCAGGAAGTGGTCGTCGATAACAATCAGCTGGTCACGAGCCGGACGCCGGACGATCTGCCGGCCTTTAACCGCGAAGCATTACGCCTGCTCGGATCGTAG